The Enterobacter kobei genome has a segment encoding these proteins:
- a CDS encoding polysaccharide deacetylase family protein, producing MFMRVIFILLLLVSGGASASLVSQQGLPAHYMQTTEDAAIWAQVGNDVVNVGNVRAGQILAVFPAAADYYEFRFGFGTGFIDKAHLENVQGKQRVEDSLGDLNKPLSNQNLITWKDTPVYNAPSSGSAPFGTLSANLRYPILNKLKDRLNQTWYQIRIGNRLAWISSLDAQEDNGIPVLTYHHILRDEENTRFRHTSTTTSVRAFSNQMTWLRDQGYATLTMYQLEGYVRNKMNLPAKAVVITFDDGLKSVSRYAYPVLKEYGFNATAFIISSRIKGHPQKWDPKSLQFMSVQEIKGIQDVFDIQSHTHFLHRVDGYKHPILLSRSYHVILFDFERSRRALSQFNPRVLYLSYPFGGYDNKAIKAANDAGFHLAVTTVKGKVKPGDNPFLLKRLYILRTDSLETMSRLISNQPQG from the coding sequence ATGTTCATGCGCGTTATCTTTATCCTTTTGCTGCTGGTGTCCGGTGGGGCGTCTGCCAGCCTGGTGAGTCAGCAAGGGCTCCCTGCTCACTATATGCAAACCACTGAGGATGCAGCCATCTGGGCCCAGGTGGGTAACGACGTGGTTAACGTGGGCAATGTGCGCGCCGGGCAGATCCTCGCGGTCTTTCCCGCCGCGGCGGATTATTATGAATTTCGCTTCGGGTTCGGCACGGGGTTTATTGATAAAGCGCACCTTGAAAACGTGCAGGGCAAGCAGCGTGTAGAGGACAGTCTGGGCGATCTGAATAAGCCGCTCAGTAACCAAAACCTCATCACCTGGAAAGATACGCCCGTCTATAACGCGCCCAGTAGCGGAAGTGCGCCCTTTGGCACCCTTAGCGCCAACCTGCGTTACCCCATTCTGAATAAGCTCAAAGACCGTCTGAATCAGACGTGGTATCAAATCCGCATTGGCAATCGCCTGGCGTGGATCAGCAGCCTGGATGCGCAGGAAGATAACGGCATCCCGGTTCTCACCTACCACCATATTCTGCGCGACGAAGAAAACACCCGTTTTCGCCATACCTCCACGACCACCAGCGTACGTGCGTTCAGCAACCAGATGACCTGGCTTCGCGATCAGGGATACGCGACGCTGACGATGTACCAGCTGGAAGGCTACGTGCGTAACAAGATGAACCTGCCCGCGAAGGCGGTGGTGATTACGTTTGACGATGGGCTGAAGTCGGTGAGCCGTTACGCTTACCCGGTTCTGAAAGAATATGGCTTCAACGCGACGGCGTTTATCATTTCGTCACGCATCAAAGGTCATCCGCAGAAGTGGGACCCAAAATCGCTGCAGTTTATGAGCGTTCAGGAAATTAAGGGCATACAGGACGTGTTCGACATTCAGTCTCACACTCACTTCCTGCATCGCGTGGATGGGTATAAACACCCGATTTTATTGAGCCGCAGCTATCACGTGATCCTGTTCGATTTTGAACGTTCCCGCCGTGCGCTTTCGCAGTTCAACCCGCGCGTGCTGTATCTTTCTTACCCGTTTGGCGGCTATGACAATAAAGCGATCAAGGCAGCGAACGACGCCGGTTTTCATCTGGCGGTAACGACGGTGAAAGGGAAGGTCAAGCCGGGGGATAATCCGTTCTTACTGAAACGCCTCTATATCTTAAGAACGGATTCGCTGGAGACGATGTCGCGGCTGATCAGCAATCAGCCGCAGGGGTAG
- a CDS encoding PTS sugar transporter subunit IIA: MLGWVITCHDEQAQEMLDKLEARLGPLVQCRAVNYWRGLSTNMLSRMMCDALHETDTGDGVIFLTDKSGAAPYRAAALLSHKHDNCEVISGISLPLLEAMYPLRASLSSAEFRHAIVGEGMPGVSSLWHQQQKNPPFVLLHDLYKH; the protein is encoded by the coding sequence ATGCTGGGATGGGTTATCACCTGCCACGATGAACAGGCGCAGGAAATGCTGGACAAGCTTGAGGCCAGATTGGGTCCGCTGGTGCAATGCCGGGCGGTTAACTACTGGCGTGGGTTAAGCACCAACATGCTCAGCCGGATGATGTGCGATGCGCTGCATGAAACAGACACCGGTGATGGGGTAATTTTTCTGACGGATAAATCAGGCGCTGCACCTTATCGGGCCGCCGCGTTGCTGAGCCACAAGCACGATAATTGTGAAGTGATCTCCGGTATCAGTCTGCCTTTACTCGAAGCCATGTATCCCCTTCGCGCCTCATTAAGCAGCGCGGAGTTTCGTCACGCCATTGTGGGGGAGGGCATGCCTGGGGTGAGCAGCTTGTGGCACCAGCAGCAGAAGAACCCGCCTTTCGTTCTGCTTCACGATCTGTATAAACATTAA
- a CDS encoding ABC transporter ATP-binding protein, which yields MAIALELEQLKKTYSGGVQALRGIDLKVEAGDFYALLGPNGAGKSTTIGIISSLVNKTSGRVSVFGYDLQKDVVNAKRQLGLVPQEFNFNPFETVQQIVVNQAGYYGVERKEALERSEKYLKQLDLWEKRNERARMLSGGMKRRLMIARALMHEPKLLILDEPTAGVDIELRRSMWGFLKDLNDKGTTIILTTHYLEEAEMLCRNIGIIQHGELVENTSMKNLLSKLKSETFILDLAAKSPLPKLEGYQYRLVDTSTLEVEVLREQGINSVFSQLSAQGIQVLSMRNKANRLEELFVSLVQDKQGDKA from the coding sequence ATGGCAATTGCACTGGAGCTTGAGCAGCTTAAAAAAACCTATTCGGGTGGCGTTCAGGCGCTACGCGGGATAGATCTTAAAGTAGAGGCCGGGGATTTTTACGCGCTTCTGGGGCCGAATGGGGCAGGGAAATCTACCACCATCGGGATCATCAGCTCGCTGGTGAACAAAACCTCCGGCCGCGTTAGCGTGTTCGGATACGATCTGCAAAAAGATGTGGTTAACGCCAAACGCCAGCTGGGGCTGGTACCGCAGGAGTTCAACTTCAACCCGTTCGAGACGGTGCAGCAGATCGTCGTTAACCAGGCGGGTTATTACGGCGTTGAGCGTAAAGAGGCGCTGGAGCGCAGCGAAAAGTACCTGAAGCAGCTCGATCTGTGGGAAAAACGTAACGAACGTGCGCGGATGTTGTCCGGCGGGATGAAACGTCGCCTGATGATTGCCCGTGCGCTGATGCATGAGCCAAAACTGCTGATCCTCGATGAACCGACCGCGGGTGTGGATATCGAACTACGCCGCTCGATGTGGGGCTTCCTGAAGGATCTGAACGATAAAGGCACCACCATTATTCTGACTACCCACTATCTGGAAGAGGCTGAAATGCTGTGCCGCAACATCGGCATCATTCAGCACGGCGAGCTGGTGGAAAACACTTCGATGAAAAACCTGCTTTCCAAGCTGAAATCAGAAACCTTTATCCTCGACCTGGCGGCAAAAAGCCCGCTGCCGAAGCTGGAAGGGTACCAGTATCGTCTGGTGGATACCTCGACGCTGGAAGTGGAAGTGCTGCGCGAGCAGGGGATCAACAGCGTGTTCTCTCAGCTGAGCGCGCAGGGGATTCAGGTTTTAAGTATGCGTAACAAAGCGAACCGACTGGAAGAGCTGTTTGTCTCTCTGGTGCAGGATAAACAAGGAGACAAGGCATGA
- a CDS encoding fimbrial protein, whose product MKKMLLSLSVIVMTALTLSGTAHSTDLTVNFTANLRETTCDMKLVGGSGSNTEQTLKIGDSQGKIRLDQVQAGTATAEFKLAIVECPSSLSDLKTTVKGTQNTDLLTGVSNSKTTASGGADYAAVTIARASAPDAPFTINSTNDAQRLVWSAAEITSKEIPLVATLKETQTGKMTTGDFEAIVTFEFSYE is encoded by the coding sequence ATGAAAAAGATGCTTCTCAGCCTGTCTGTCATTGTCATGACAGCGCTGACGCTTTCAGGGACGGCACACAGTACCGATCTTACGGTTAACTTTACCGCCAACCTTCGTGAAACGACCTGTGATATGAAGCTGGTTGGCGGCTCAGGTTCCAATACCGAGCAGACGCTTAAAATCGGAGACTCACAGGGCAAAATCCGTCTCGACCAGGTGCAGGCCGGTACAGCGACAGCTGAATTCAAGCTGGCCATCGTTGAATGTCCGTCCTCGCTGAGCGACCTGAAAACCACGGTGAAGGGTACGCAGAACACCGATCTGTTAACGGGTGTAAGTAACTCGAAAACGACCGCCAGCGGCGGTGCAGATTATGCGGCCGTCACCATTGCCCGTGCATCCGCCCCGGACGCACCGTTCACCATTAACTCGACCAACGATGCTCAGCGTCTGGTCTGGTCCGCGGCGGAAATCACCAGCAAGGAAATCCCCCTGGTGGCGACTCTGAAAGAAACCCAAACCGGCAAAATGACCACAGGCGATTTCGAAGCCATAGTGACGTTTGAATTCAGCTACGAATGA
- the hpt gene encoding hypoxanthine phosphoribosyltransferase, which produces MKHTVEVMIPEAEIKARIAELGRQITEHYKDSGSEMVLVGLLRGSFMFMADLCREVQVPHEVDFMTASSYGSGMSTTRDVKILKDLDEDIRGKDVLIVEDIIDSGNTLSKVREILSLREPKSLAICTLLDKPDRREVQVPVEFVGFSIPDEFVVGYGIDYAQRYRHLPYVGKVVLLDE; this is translated from the coding sequence ATGAAACATACTGTTGAAGTGATGATCCCGGAAGCCGAGATCAAAGCGCGTATCGCCGAACTGGGTCGTCAAATCACCGAACATTACAAGGACAGCGGCAGCGAAATGGTGCTGGTTGGTCTGTTGCGTGGCTCTTTCATGTTCATGGCGGACCTGTGCCGTGAAGTGCAGGTGCCTCACGAGGTCGATTTTATGACCGCCTCCAGCTACGGCAGCGGCATGTCCACAACCCGTGATGTGAAAATCCTGAAAGATCTGGATGAAGATATTCGTGGCAAAGACGTGTTGATCGTGGAGGATATTATCGACTCCGGTAACACGCTCTCTAAAGTGCGCGAGATCCTGAGCCTGCGCGAGCCGAAATCACTGGCAATTTGTACGCTGCTGGATAAACCTGACCGTCGCGAAGTGCAGGTCCCGGTAGAGTTTGTCGGTTTCTCCATTCCGGACGAATTCGTGGTGGGTTACGGCATCGACTACGCACAGCGTTATCGTCATCTGCCGTATGTGGGAAAAGTGGTATTACTGGACGAGTAA
- a CDS encoding fimbrial protein encodes MRMFKEFTHSPLINGAAKVALTGLLFSFCQSGWAGECRMGDGYGGTTKLVNSEYSGATIRLPDQGAYINEIFTVNLTPGIQINCSPVKGNDGYNLMAQTNPELLAGSKYNEGMFATNIPGIYYSVKVKTSDTGIGGLFGTNTTGWYTTAAWGPNTPLDGKWLNTYIFLYVGYDYQGNPNRETVIKPRAGTLGKMSIGDPADSNNQPWTFTIDENSFQIPVVLPTCDIVMLGNGTHTVDLGDYFVSDIRYKRVKDVPFSINFNNCTSVARYTTKLTTTKLTGIDHDLLGNTLSTGAQGAGVKILYNNGNSQLIPNDANSSYVMTETGVPTSTQINFVAQLIADGSMITPGAFSASGVFTISYD; translated from the coding sequence ATGAGAATGTTCAAAGAATTCACACACAGCCCCCTTATTAACGGTGCTGCGAAGGTTGCTTTAACCGGCCTGCTTTTCTCTTTTTGCCAGTCAGGTTGGGCGGGAGAATGCCGAATGGGTGATGGCTATGGCGGTACAACAAAACTGGTCAACTCTGAATACTCGGGGGCAACAATTCGCTTACCCGATCAGGGGGCGTATATCAATGAAATCTTTACCGTTAACCTGACGCCGGGCATCCAGATAAATTGTAGTCCGGTTAAGGGGAATGACGGCTACAATCTGATGGCGCAAACCAACCCTGAGCTGCTGGCAGGCAGCAAGTACAATGAGGGCATGTTTGCGACCAATATCCCCGGCATCTATTACAGCGTGAAGGTTAAAACGTCCGACACCGGAATCGGCGGCCTTTTTGGAACGAATACTACCGGCTGGTATACGACAGCAGCATGGGGGCCAAATACACCGCTGGACGGTAAGTGGCTTAATACGTACATATTTCTCTACGTCGGTTATGACTACCAGGGTAACCCAAACAGGGAAACCGTTATAAAACCGAGAGCGGGTACCCTGGGGAAAATGTCGATAGGCGATCCCGCGGACAGCAATAACCAGCCCTGGACATTTACAATAGATGAGAACTCATTCCAGATCCCCGTCGTATTGCCTACCTGTGATATCGTTATGCTGGGTAACGGCACGCACACGGTGGATCTGGGAGATTATTTTGTTTCCGACATCAGATACAAGCGCGTCAAAGACGTGCCTTTTAGCATAAATTTCAACAACTGCACCAGCGTTGCACGATATACCACTAAGCTCACGACAACCAAACTGACGGGTATAGACCATGATCTTCTCGGCAATACGCTTTCAACAGGGGCGCAAGGTGCGGGCGTGAAGATCTTGTATAACAACGGGAACTCGCAGCTTATTCCCAATGATGCGAACTCGTCATATGTTATGACGGAAACAGGCGTCCCCACGTCGACGCAGATAAACTTCGTGGCCCAACTGATCGCAGATGGCAGCATGATCACCCCCGGCGCGTTTAGCGCCTCCGGCGTGTTCACCATCTCCTACGATTAA
- a CDS encoding fimbrial protein, translating into MKFNSTLLALSVAALFATGTANAAITGTPSAKLTVQSTITAGTCTAKVTNSAGADATEVNFGDVYKADLENKSRVEPLKISFTGCAGVKKAMVSAASGTGGSCSGNNLDGDAYAAGQNTAFELWSGAVDSGLQLNCKTPPAAQAVTITSGVGEFPMNSRIVIAKDKTIADVGTGSVTAPVTFTVTYQ; encoded by the coding sequence ATGAAATTTAACTCAACTTTACTCGCCCTGTCCGTTGCTGCCCTTTTCGCTACCGGCACGGCAAATGCAGCGATTACAGGCACCCCCAGCGCCAAGCTAACCGTCCAGTCAACCATCACCGCTGGCACCTGTACGGCGAAAGTGACCAACAGCGCGGGCGCGGATGCCACTGAGGTGAACTTTGGTGATGTCTATAAAGCTGATCTGGAAAACAAAAGTCGCGTAGAACCGCTGAAAATCTCATTCACGGGCTGCGCTGGCGTGAAAAAAGCCATGGTGTCTGCGGCGTCCGGTACAGGCGGCTCATGCTCAGGTAATAACCTGGACGGTGACGCTTATGCCGCCGGCCAGAACACCGCCTTTGAGCTCTGGTCTGGCGCGGTGGATTCCGGCCTTCAACTGAACTGTAAAACACCACCCGCAGCGCAGGCGGTTACCATCACCAGCGGCGTGGGTGAGTTCCCGATGAACTCCCGTATCGTGATCGCGAAGGATAAGACCATCGCTGATGTGGGTACAGGCTCGGTAACTGCGCCTGTGACCTTCACCGTAACCTATCAGTAA
- the can gene encoding carbonate dehydratase, producing the protein MNDIDTLISNNALWSKMLVEEDPGFFGKLAQAQNPRFLWIGCSDSRVPAERLTGLEPGELFVHRNVANLVIHTDLNCLSVVQYAVDVLEVEHIIICGHYGCGGVQAAVENPELGLIDNWLLHIRDIWFKHSSLLGEMPQERRMDTLCELNVMEQVYNLGHSTIMQSAWKRGQKVSIHGWAYGIHDGLLRNLEVTATNRETLEQRYRSGIANLKLKHVNHK; encoded by the coding sequence ATGAACGACATAGATACACTCATTAGCAACAATGCACTATGGTCAAAAATGCTGGTGGAGGAAGACCCCGGATTTTTTGGAAAACTCGCACAAGCCCAGAACCCGCGCTTTCTCTGGATTGGCTGTTCCGACAGCCGCGTGCCGGCGGAACGTCTGACTGGCCTTGAGCCAGGAGAACTGTTTGTTCACCGTAATGTCGCCAACCTGGTGATTCACACCGATCTCAACTGCCTGTCTGTGGTTCAGTATGCCGTTGACGTTCTGGAAGTCGAGCACATCATTATTTGTGGCCACTACGGCTGCGGCGGCGTGCAGGCGGCGGTTGAAAACCCGGAACTGGGATTGATTGATAACTGGCTGCTGCACATCCGCGATATCTGGTTCAAACATAGCTCACTGCTGGGCGAAATGCCGCAGGAGCGTCGCATGGACACTCTGTGCGAACTCAACGTGATGGAGCAGGTGTATAACCTTGGGCATTCGACCATCATGCAGTCAGCATGGAAACGCGGGCAGAAGGTCTCTATCCACGGCTGGGCGTACGGTATTCACGATGGTCTGCTGCGCAATCTGGAAGTCACCGCCACCAACCGCGAAACGCTGGAACAGCGTTACCGCTCAGGGATTGCCAACCTCAAGCTTAAGCATGTGAACCACAAATAA
- a CDS encoding glucose/quinate/shikimate family membrane-bound PQQ-dependent dehydrogenase: MAETHSKQPRLLVTLTALFAAFCGLYLLIGGVWLVAIGGSWYYPIAGLVMLGVTVLLWRRKQSALWLYAVLLLATMIWGVWEVGFDFWALTPRSDILVFFGIWLILPFVWRRLIVPSRGAVAALLVALLISGGMLTWAGFNDPQEINGTLNAESTPAAAISQVADGDWPAYGRNQEGQRYSPLKQINADNVKNLKEAWVFRTGDLKMPNDPGELTNEVTPIKVGNMLYLCTAHQRLFALDAATGKEKWHFDPQLNSNPSFQHVTCRGVSYHEARADNASPEVVADCPRRIMLPVNDGRLFAINAETGKLCETFANKGILNLQTNMPDTTPGLYEPTSPPIITDKTIVIAGSVTDNFSTRETSGVIRGFDVNTGKLLWAFDPGAKDPNAIPSDEHTFTFNSPNSWAPAAYDAKLDLVYLPMGVTTPDIWGGNRTPEQERYASAIVALNATTGKLAWSYQTVHHDLWDMDMPSQPTLADITVNGKTVPVIYAPAKTGNIFVLDRSNGKLVVPAPEKPVPQGAAKGDYVSKTQPFSDLSFRPKKDLSGADMWGATMFDQLVCRVMFHQLRYEGIFTPPSEQGTLVFPGNLGMFEWGGISVDPNRQVAIANPMALPFVSRLIPRGPGNPMEQPKDAKGSGTEAGIQPQYGVPYGVTLNPFLSPFGLPCKQPAWGYISGLDLKTNQIVWKKRIGTPQDSMPFPMPVPVPFNMGMPMLGGPISTAGNVLFIAATADNYLRAYNMTNGEKLWQGRLPAGGQATPMTYEVNGKQYVVISAGGHGSFGTKMGDYIVAYALPDDAR, from the coding sequence ATGGCTGAAACACACTCTAAACAGCCGCGTCTACTGGTGACACTAACAGCGTTATTCGCCGCCTTCTGCGGCCTGTACCTGTTAATCGGTGGCGTCTGGCTGGTCGCGATCGGCGGCTCCTGGTACTACCCAATCGCGGGCCTGGTTATGCTTGGCGTAACCGTCCTGCTCTGGCGTAGAAAACAATCTGCACTGTGGCTGTATGCAGTTTTACTCCTCGCAACCATGATCTGGGGCGTCTGGGAAGTCGGCTTCGACTTCTGGGCACTGACGCCGCGCAGCGACATCCTGGTCTTCTTCGGTATCTGGCTGATCCTGCCGTTCGTCTGGCGTCGCCTGATTGTGCCTTCCCGCGGTGCCGTGGCGGCACTGCTGGTGGCGTTGCTCATCAGCGGCGGTATGCTCACCTGGGCCGGTTTTAACGATCCACAGGAGATCAACGGGACGCTGAATGCGGAGTCTACCCCTGCGGCGGCTATCTCGCAGGTTGCTGACGGTGACTGGCCGGCCTATGGCCGTAACCAGGAAGGTCAGCGTTACTCCCCGCTTAAGCAGATCAACGCGGACAACGTTAAAAACCTGAAAGAAGCCTGGGTATTCCGTACCGGCGACCTGAAGATGCCGAACGATCCGGGCGAACTGACCAACGAAGTGACGCCAATTAAAGTCGGCAACATGCTTTATCTGTGTACGGCGCACCAGCGTTTGTTCGCGCTCGACGCGGCCACCGGTAAAGAGAAATGGCACTTCGATCCACAGCTGAATTCCAACCCGTCATTCCAGCACGTGACCTGCCGTGGCGTCTCTTACCACGAAGCGCGTGCGGATAATGCGAGCCCGGAAGTGGTTGCCGACTGTCCTCGCCGCATTATGCTGCCTGTGAACGATGGCCGTCTGTTTGCCATCAACGCAGAAACCGGCAAGCTGTGCGAAACCTTCGCCAACAAAGGTATCCTGAATCTGCAGACCAACATGCCGGACACCACGCCGGGTCTGTATGAACCGACTTCTCCGCCAATCATCACCGATAAAACCATCGTGATTGCCGGTTCGGTGACGGATAACTTCTCCACGCGTGAAACCTCGGGCGTGATCCGCGGCTTCGACGTGAATACCGGTAAACTGCTGTGGGCCTTCGACCCGGGCGCGAAAGATCCTAACGCGATTCCGTCAGACGAACACACGTTTACCTTCAACTCGCCAAACTCCTGGGCGCCTGCCGCGTATGACGCGAAGCTGGACCTGGTGTACCTGCCGATGGGGGTGACCACGCCAGATATCTGGGGCGGTAACCGTACGCCGGAGCAGGAGCGCTATGCGAGCGCCATCGTGGCGCTGAACGCGACCACCGGTAAGCTGGCATGGAGCTACCAGACCGTTCACCACGATCTGTGGGATATGGATATGCCGTCCCAGCCGACGCTGGCCGACATTACCGTTAACGGCAAAACCGTGCCGGTGATTTACGCCCCGGCGAAAACCGGCAACATCTTCGTGCTGGATCGCAGCAACGGCAAGCTGGTTGTGCCTGCGCCGGAAAAACCGGTTCCGCAGGGCGCGGCGAAAGGCGACTACGTCTCTAAAACGCAGCCGTTCTCTGACCTGAGCTTCCGTCCGAAGAAAGACCTGAGCGGGGCAGACATGTGGGGTGCCACCATGTTTGACCAGCTGGTATGCCGCGTGATGTTCCATCAGCTGCGCTATGAAGGCATCTTCACACCACCTTCTGAGCAGGGCACGCTGGTCTTCCCGGGTAACCTGGGGATGTTCGAATGGGGCGGTATTTCCGTCGACCCGAACCGTCAGGTTGCTATCGCCAACCCAATGGCGCTGCCGTTCGTTTCCCGCCTGATCCCACGCGGTCCGGGCAACCCAATGGAGCAGCCGAAAGATGCGAAAGGCAGCGGTACCGAAGCCGGTATCCAGCCGCAGTACGGCGTACCGTATGGCGTGACCCTGAACCCGTTCCTGTCACCGTTTGGTCTGCCGTGTAAACAGCCTGCCTGGGGTTACATCTCCGGTCTGGATCTGAAAACCAACCAGATTGTGTGGAAAAAACGTATTGGTACGCCACAGGACAGCATGCCGTTCCCGATGCCGGTTCCGGTGCCGTTCAATATGGGTATGCCAATGCTGGGTGGCCCAATCTCTACCGCCGGTAACGTACTGTTCATCGCGGCAACCGCAGATAACTACCTGCGCGCGTACAACATGACCAACGGTGAGAAACTGTGGCAAGGCCGTCTGCCTGCGGGTGGACAGGCAACGCCGATGACCTATGAAGTGAATGGCAAGCAGTACGTTGTCATCTCTGCGGGTGGTCACGGTTCGTTTGGCACGAAGATGGGCGACTATATCGTCGCGTATGCGCTGCCTGACGACGCAAGGTAA
- a CDS encoding ABC transporter permease: MTHLYWVALKSIWAKEINRFMRIWVQTLVPPVITMTLYFIIFGNLIGSRIGEMHGFTYMQFIVPGLIMMAVITNAYANVASSFFSAKFQRNIEELLVAPVPTHVIIAGYVGGGVARGLCVGILVTAISLFFVPFQVHSWLFVALTLLLTAILFSLAGLLNAVFAKTFDDISLIPTFVLTPLTYLGGVFYSLTLLPPFWQALSHLNPIVYMISGFRFGFLGITDVPLFTTVAVLGVFIVAFYLLCWYLIQRGRGLRS, from the coding sequence ATGACGCATCTTTATTGGGTCGCGCTGAAAAGCATCTGGGCGAAAGAGATTAACCGCTTTATGCGTATCTGGGTGCAAACCCTGGTGCCACCGGTGATCACCATGACGCTCTATTTCATCATCTTCGGTAATCTGATTGGTTCCCGGATTGGTGAGATGCACGGTTTTACCTATATGCAATTTATCGTGCCGGGTCTGATCATGATGGCGGTGATCACCAACGCCTACGCGAATGTGGCGTCGTCGTTCTTTAGCGCCAAATTCCAGCGCAATATTGAAGAGCTGCTGGTGGCACCCGTGCCGACGCACGTGATTATCGCCGGGTACGTGGGCGGCGGCGTGGCGCGCGGTCTGTGCGTGGGGATCCTGGTGACGGCGATTTCGCTGTTCTTCGTCCCGTTCCAGGTCCACTCCTGGCTATTTGTCGCGCTGACGCTGCTTCTGACGGCAATCCTGTTCTCGCTGGCCGGTCTGCTGAACGCGGTATTCGCCAAAACGTTTGACGACATCAGCCTGATCCCGACCTTCGTGCTGACGCCGCTCACCTACCTCGGCGGGGTCTTCTACTCCCTGACGCTGCTGCCGCCCTTCTGGCAGGCGCTGTCGCACCTGAACCCGATCGTTTACATGATCAGCGGCTTCCGCTTTGGCTTCCTCGGTATTACCGATGTACCGCTGTTTACGACGGTGGCGGTGCTGGGGGTATTCATTGTCGCGTTCTACCTGCTGTGCTGGTATCTGATTCAGCGCGGTCGCGGTCTTCGCAGCTAA
- a CDS encoding fimbrial-like protein, with protein MQQLPILFRQPGLVLLVGLAGGLLPDVGRANSGLDTNITANIVNSSCKVTVDNGGEIYLPTVIRSWFYNADGSDRYVPGDDAGGTPFKIHVDDCYGESGNPAKLNFSFSPQSGFWPGQNQVFKSDDTAAGTARNVGVVIFSGKNKANVLNNDGTSKVVYDVSGEGSAYITDYEFYVRYQNTGVVTGGTVTSKIRVDVTYE; from the coding sequence ATGCAACAATTACCGATTCTCTTTCGCCAGCCCGGTCTTGTGTTGCTTGTCGGCCTGGCTGGTGGGCTTTTACCTGACGTAGGCCGGGCAAATTCAGGCCTGGATACGAACATTACCGCCAACATTGTTAATAGCAGTTGTAAGGTAACCGTTGATAATGGAGGAGAAATCTATCTCCCCACGGTTATACGTAGTTGGTTTTATAACGCTGATGGTAGCGATCGCTATGTTCCTGGAGATGATGCAGGCGGCACACCTTTTAAGATTCATGTCGATGACTGCTATGGTGAAAGCGGCAACCCTGCAAAGCTGAATTTCAGCTTCTCTCCTCAATCAGGATTCTGGCCGGGACAAAACCAGGTATTTAAAAGCGATGATACTGCTGCAGGAACGGCGAGAAACGTCGGCGTGGTGATTTTTTCCGGAAAAAATAAAGCCAACGTATTAAATAACGACGGAACGTCAAAAGTCGTTTACGACGTGAGTGGTGAGGGTTCTGCATATATAACGGATTATGAATTCTACGTCAGATATCAAAACACAGGCGTTGTTACTGGCGGGACGGTGACCAGCAAAATACGCGTTGACGTCACTTATGAATAA